The Castanea sativa cultivar Marrone di Chiusa Pesio chromosome 11, ASM4071231v1 genome contains a region encoding:
- the LOC142616348 gene encoding uncharacterized protein LOC142616348: protein MEKLAFTLNTASRKLRHYFQAQVINVLTNHPLKKAMNKLEATRRLIQWTVKHSEFDVRNQPRSEIKAQALADFIAEFTPGQDELDVGSQRWIINVDGLSTLYAKGIRVILKSPEGDKLEYAARLQYQTTNNEAEYKALLKGLELAKSLRVESVWVKRDSQLVINQVNGMSEAKEDRMKRYLSKVKQLVQKFKEASFVQLPREENMKADALAKAASAGGIMDECDKIQYMPSIDLPEIQQIVGGENWMIPIIVYLKDGRLPEDKDKARKLRVRAAKYILIEKANGQAELANRSLLKIIKTRLKGAKGIWLDELPGVLWAYRMTVRTPTGETPFKLAYGSDAVILAKVHMANHQVIKYQEKENEEQLRFGLDLIDEVRMDAEQRTARYKNLMTRQHDAMVKPRLFNIGDLVLKRVSLATRNLAHGKLGPN from the exons atggagaagctagcctttaCTTTGAACACAGCTTCTAGGAAGCTAaggcattattttcaagctcaagTTATCAATGTCCTAACAAATCATCCCCTAAAGAAGGcgatgaacaagttggaagccaCAAGAAGGTTAATCCAATGGACTGTAAAGCAtagtgagtttgatgtcaggAACCAACCAAGAAGCGAAATAAAAGCACAAGcattggcagacttcattgcggagttcactcCCGGTCAGGACGAGCTAGACGTAGGGTCTCAAAGGTGGATTATCAATGTAGATGGCTTATCCACATTATATGCGAAGGGGATTAGAGTCATACTAAAATCCCCGGAGGGAGACAAGTTGGAATATGCAGCCCGTCTGCAATACCAAACtaccaacaatgaagctgagtataaAGCTCTCCTCAAAGGactggaattggctaagtccctaAGGGTGGAGTCAGTATGGGTTAAAAGAGACTCTCAATTAGTTATTaatcaagtgaatggaatgAGTGAAgctaaggaagatcgaatgaagagaTATCTCAGTAAAGTGAAGCAGCTCGTCCAAAAATTCAAAGAAGctagttttgttcaactcccgaGGGAGGAAAACATGAaagcagatgccttggcgaAAGCAGCTTCAGCAGGAGGAATTATGGACGAGTGTGACAAAATCCAatatatgccgagcatagacctTCCAGAGATACAGCAGATAGTtgggggagaaaattggatgattCCAATAATAGTCTATCTtaaggatggaaggcttcccGAAGACAAGGACAAGGCCAGGAAGTTAAGGGTCAGGGCTGCTAAGTACATCCTTATTGAAAAA gcgaatggacaagcagaatTAGCAAACCGATCCTTGCTGAAAATCATTAAGACTCGGCTAAAGGgagcaaaagggatatggctaGATGAGCtgccaggtgttctttgggcttACAGGATGACTGTGAGGACcccgacaggagaaacccccttcaagcTAGCCTACGGAAGTGACGCAGTCATCCTTGCgaaagttcatatggctaaccatcAAGTGATaaagtaccaggagaaagagaatgagGAACAACTTCGTTTTGGCCTCGATCTCATTGATGAGGTGAGGATGGATgcagagcaaaggacagcaagatacaaaaaCCTCATGActaggcagcatgatgccatggtaaaacctaGGCTTTTCAACATTGGAGACCTCGTCCTTAAAAGGGTatccttggcaaccaggaaccTAGCTCATGGAAAACTAGGACCCAATTAG
- the LOC142616349 gene encoding uncharacterized protein LOC142616349: protein MGGSKNGPIEVSLQEARFEWKIVKMVDLIVQRVTEEYGIEHHKSSLYRPQANGAVEAANKNVKNILVKMVVAYKDWAERLPFDLWGYRTSICASTGVTPYSLVYGSEAVLPIEVEIQSLRVLVETKVLEED from the exons ATGGGTGGTAGCAAGAATGGACCCATTGAAGTATCTCTTCAAGAAGCCCGCTTTGAGTGGAAGATTGTCAAGATGGTTGATCTTATTG TTCAAAGGGTCACGGAAGAATATGGCATTGAGCATCACAAGTCTTCACTGTATCGACCACAAGCTAATGGGGCCGTAGAAGCAGCTAATAAAAATGTGAAGAATATCCTAGTCAAGATGGTAGTGGCATACAAAGATTGGGCCGAGAGGCTTCCATTTGACTTATGGGGTTATAGAACTTCTATATGTGCATCAACTGGGGTAACACCTTACTCTTTGGTTTATGGTAGTGAGGCGGTGCTTCCTATTGAGGTGGAGATACAATCTTTGAGAGTGTTGGTGGAAACCAAGGTCCTAGAAGAGGATTGA